Proteins from one Bifidobacterium sp. ESL0732 genomic window:
- a CDS encoding glycoside hydrolase family 2 TIM barrel-domain containing protein gives MKPSLAWLDDPQTFRVNELPAHSDHSCYASGQEAGEGRSSLVRVLDGQWRFLYADNPQDIPEGFYLPDASEKRFGLIDVPGHIELSGYAQVEYTNTAYPWEGSVFRRPAYTTPPDDPQAGSFSEAPDNPVGLYRHSFTLDRIWASRPLHIRFEGVERAFYLWCNGQFVGYAEDSFTPSAFDLSPYVHEGENLIAVAVFRHCTASWIEDQDFFRFFGIFRPVSLLSLPETHVDDLDVKPTLQDDGRTGVLNVSARLSPLQSGSKVTMELADREGNVLTQKAVEAREQTNFSAYTLKDPHLWSHGDPYLYRLTLTVVNAKGETVEVVPQAVGFRRIEIDADKVVRLNGERLRILGVNRHEWSATRGRAITQADMDADMATIRANHINAVRTCHYPDQLPWYRMCDEAGIYVMAETNMESHGTWEKLGGDDGSYNVPGSFPQWRQMVVDRARTQYETLKNHPSILFWSLGNESYAGENIAAMNEYYKKADPTRPVHYEGVVHVRRYEDRISDFESRMYSYPADVVKYLENNPKKPFVLCEYMHSMGNSVGGLRDYMDLFDRYPQYVGGFVWDFKDQALQVTDTITGRKVMRYGGDFDDRPTQCQFSGDGLLFADGTEKPAMQEVNEEYGRYER, from the coding sequence ATGAAACCATCGTTGGCATGGCTTGACGATCCTCAGACTTTCAGGGTCAATGAATTGCCTGCACATTCCGACCATTCTTGTTACGCAAGTGGGCAGGAAGCGGGTGAGGGCCGCTCAAGTCTTGTCCGTGTTTTGGACGGCCAGTGGCGCTTCTTATATGCTGATAATCCCCAAGATATCCCGGAAGGGTTCTATTTGCCGGATGCTTCGGAGAAGCGGTTTGGTCTGATCGATGTTCCTGGCCATATCGAACTTTCCGGCTACGCGCAGGTGGAATACACCAACACTGCGTACCCTTGGGAGGGCTCGGTTTTCAGGCGTCCCGCCTATACGACTCCGCCCGATGACCCGCAAGCCGGAAGCTTTTCCGAGGCCCCAGACAATCCGGTCGGACTTTATCGTCATTCGTTTACCCTTGATAGAATCTGGGCCTCTCGTCCGTTGCATATCCGGTTTGAAGGGGTGGAACGAGCTTTCTACCTCTGGTGCAACGGACAGTTCGTGGGGTACGCCGAAGATTCGTTCACACCCAGTGCTTTCGATCTGAGCCCATACGTGCACGAGGGGGAGAACCTCATCGCGGTGGCGGTGTTCCGGCACTGCACCGCAAGCTGGATCGAAGACCAGGATTTCTTCCGTTTCTTTGGCATTTTCCGCCCGGTGAGCCTGTTGTCCCTCCCTGAAACGCATGTCGATGATCTGGATGTCAAACCGACCTTACAAGACGATGGCCGTACCGGCGTTCTCAACGTTTCCGCACGTCTTTCGCCTTTGCAAAGCGGCTCGAAGGTCACCATGGAACTGGCTGACCGTGAAGGCAACGTCCTGACTCAAAAAGCAGTCGAAGCTCGGGAACAAACGAATTTCTCAGCCTATACCTTGAAGGATCCCCATCTCTGGTCGCATGGTGACCCTTATCTGTATCGCCTTACCCTCACGGTAGTCAACGCTAAGGGCGAGACCGTTGAGGTCGTGCCGCAAGCCGTGGGATTCCGGCGTATCGAAATCGATGCGGACAAAGTGGTTCGGCTCAACGGCGAACGTCTGCGGATTCTCGGCGTCAACCGCCACGAATGGAGCGCGACAAGAGGTCGTGCCATCACCCAAGCGGACATGGATGCTGATATGGCGACGATCAGGGCGAACCATATTAATGCCGTGCGTACCTGTCATTACCCCGACCAGCTCCCGTGGTATCGGATGTGCGACGAAGCCGGTATTTACGTCATGGCCGAAACGAATATGGAATCGCACGGCACCTGGGAAAAGCTTGGCGGCGACGATGGATCATATAATGTGCCAGGCAGTTTCCCACAATGGCGCCAGATGGTAGTCGACCGAGCCAGAACGCAGTATGAGACGCTCAAAAATCATCCCTCGATTCTCTTCTGGTCGTTGGGCAACGAATCCTATGCCGGAGAAAACATTGCGGCGATGAATGAGTATTACAAAAAGGCGGATCCGACACGGCCGGTCCATTACGAAGGGGTCGTGCACGTCCGTCGCTATGAGGACCGTATCTCCGATTTTGAGAGCAGGATGTATTCCTATCCGGCCGACGTCGTCAAATATCTTGAGAACAATCCGAAAAAGCCGTTCGTCCTTTGCGAATACATGCACAGCATGGGCAATTCCGTCGGAGGCTTGCGCGATTACATGGATTTGTTCGATCGCTACCCGCAATATGTCGGCGGTTTTGTCTGGGATTTCAAGGATCAGGCGCTTCAAGTCACCGATACCATCACCGGTCGCAAGGTGATGCGCTATGGCGGAGACTTCGATGATCGTCCCACACAATGCCAATTCTCCGGCGACGGGTTGCTGTTCGCCGACGGAACCGAAAAACCTGCGATGCAGGAAGTAAACGAGGAGTATGGCAGATATGAGAGATAA
- a CDS encoding beta-galactosidase small subunit has translation MRDNIRVVIDEEMIGLHTSGRDYLFDYRSGLVSLKTGGKEWLYSAPQPAFWRATTDNDRGNGFSRASAQWAGADLFSAAGLPSLNVDGKAVAIPYTPADGSTGGQLRASKASLRYTFTTPTVPATKVDVCYTLDATGNLTVNVRYHGKANLPELPAFGLRMVMPTPATGFTYFGLPGETYPDRLGSGKKRIVEVEGMPVTPYLVPQECGMHVDTDWVRVTRETTLNNADAAIAPFSLTFASNGKPFAFSCLPYTPLELENATHQEELPPARRTVLTIYGAVRGVGGIDSWGAPVGERYSISGEKDIDFSFVVRL, from the coding sequence ATGAGAGATAACATACGCGTTGTCATCGATGAAGAGATGATCGGTCTGCATACCTCTGGTCGCGATTATCTGTTCGACTACCGAAGCGGCTTGGTATCGCTGAAAACCGGGGGCAAGGAATGGCTGTATAGCGCGCCGCAACCCGCATTCTGGAGGGCGACTACAGACAATGACCGTGGCAATGGCTTTTCGCGTGCCTCCGCGCAGTGGGCCGGTGCCGATCTGTTCAGCGCCGCCGGTCTGCCAAGCCTCAACGTAGATGGCAAAGCGGTTGCCATTCCCTATACCCCTGCCGACGGAAGCACTGGAGGTCAGCTTCGCGCTTCTAAGGCCTCGCTGCGCTATACGTTCACCACGCCGACTGTTCCGGCCACGAAAGTCGATGTCTGCTATACGCTCGACGCTACAGGGAATCTGACGGTGAACGTCCGTTACCACGGCAAGGCAAATCTGCCTGAGCTTCCGGCTTTCGGCTTGCGCATGGTCATGCCGACACCGGCCACCGGTTTTACCTACTTCGGCTTGCCGGGCGAGACCTATCCCGATCGGCTCGGCTCGGGCAAGAAGCGAATCGTGGAAGTCGAGGGCATGCCCGTCACCCCGTATCTGGTCCCACAGGAATGTGGAATGCATGTGGATACCGATTGGGTCCGTGTCACCCGTGAGACGACACTCAACAATGCCGATGCTGCCATTGCGCCGTTCAGCCTGACGTTCGCTTCAAACGGCAAGCCTTTCGCGTTCAGCTGCCTGCCCTATACGCCCTTGGAACTGGAAAACGCGACCCATCAAGAGGAACTGCCGCCTGCAAGACGTACGGTTCTGACGATATACGGAGCCGTTCGAGGGGTCGGCGGTATCGACAGTTGGGGCGCGCCTGTGGGTGAGCGGTACTCGATCAGCGGTGAGAAAGACATCGACTTTTCGTTTGTCGTTCGGCTCTGA
- the proC gene encoding pyrroline-5-carboxylate reductase — MTDVKDVTVGFIGFGNMAQGIAKGLVNGGVIDGSQIVANSGHFDKAQAAASAIGAKATHSATETVADADIVIVAVKPGQIETALAEVLDDLKTQDKFIVSIAAGRNLDYFEELLGDGAHVQCVIPNTPIEVGQGVLVTENANTLNDSQRETFEALFSPIALIERVDTPLMDIGSSVAGCAPAFTAMYIEALADAGVKYGLKRETAYRLAAKMTEGVGALYMATGTNPGAMKDAVCSPGGTTIKGVTELEKQGFRGAVISGVDAIQNG, encoded by the coding sequence ATGACAGACGTAAAAGACGTGACCGTCGGATTCATCGGTTTCGGCAACATGGCCCAAGGCATCGCCAAAGGATTGGTCAACGGGGGAGTGATCGACGGCTCGCAGATTGTGGCCAATTCCGGGCATTTCGACAAGGCGCAGGCTGCGGCGTCGGCCATTGGTGCCAAAGCCACCCATAGTGCCACCGAAACGGTCGCTGACGCCGATATCGTCATCGTCGCCGTCAAGCCCGGTCAGATTGAAACGGCACTCGCCGAAGTGCTGGATGATCTTAAAACCCAAGACAAATTCATTGTTTCCATTGCCGCAGGCCGTAATCTCGATTACTTTGAGGAGCTGCTCGGCGATGGTGCGCACGTTCAGTGTGTCATCCCCAATACGCCTATTGAAGTCGGACAGGGCGTTCTCGTCACCGAAAATGCGAATACGTTGAACGATTCCCAGCGAGAAACGTTCGAAGCGCTGTTCTCGCCGATCGCGTTGATCGAGCGTGTCGACACGCCGTTGATGGACATCGGCTCGTCCGTGGCCGGCTGTGCGCCTGCATTCACCGCGATGTATATCGAGGCGCTCGCGGACGCCGGCGTGAAGTATGGCTTGAAGCGCGAGACCGCCTACCGTCTTGCCGCCAAGATGACGGAAGGCGTCGGCGCGCTCTATATGGCCACCGGCACCAATCCCGGTGCGATGAAGGACGCCGTCTGCTCACCCGGCGGGACCACCATCAAAGGCGTCACCGAGTTGGAAAAGCAAGGTTTCCGAGGCGCGGTGATTTCCGGGGTTGACGCTATCCAAAACGGCTGA
- a CDS encoding Type 1 glutamine amidotransferase-like domain-containing protein yields the protein MGRVLLASSMLPALRSLRSLLPKRRGNHPRLRIAYIPTADNQEITRYLRPFVRRLLRASGFRVHQLEVARASKEEIRYILSTCNIIWVGGGNSFFLLHELNRSKAAEIIVEEVAKGKTYVGVSAGAVVAGPDIDYIGEMDERGAAPSLQDMTGLHLVDFRVIPHLDSPTMGRAARTIAAAERKEGHLIHTLRNAWTVIVRGRAPHIHVRHCAGH from the coding sequence ATGGGCAGGGTACTTCTGGCATCAAGTATGCTCCCTGCCCTGCGCTCACTGCGCAGTTTGCTGCCAAAACGGCGCGGCAATCATCCCCGTTTGCGTATTGCGTATATTCCAACTGCGGATAATCAGGAAATCACGCGTTATCTTCGACCGTTTGTCCGAAGATTGCTACGCGCCAGTGGATTCCGGGTCCATCAGCTGGAAGTGGCACGTGCAAGCAAAGAGGAAATCCGATATATTCTATCGACTTGTAACATCATTTGGGTCGGTGGGGGCAACAGTTTCTTTTTGCTTCATGAACTTAACCGTTCGAAAGCCGCCGAGATTATCGTCGAAGAGGTCGCTAAAGGCAAGACCTATGTCGGCGTTTCCGCCGGTGCTGTCGTTGCCGGTCCGGATATTGACTACATCGGTGAAATGGACGAACGTGGCGCCGCGCCTTCGTTGCAAGACATGACCGGGCTGCATCTGGTTGATTTCCGAGTCATTCCACATCTCGACAGCCCCACGATGGGTCGTGCCGCCCGCACCATTGCGGCCGCCGAGCGCAAAGAAGGGCATCTCATTCACACACTTCGAAATGCGTGGACCGTTATCGTGCGAGGTCGCGCGCCGCATATCCACGTTCGTCACTGTGCCGGTCACTGA
- a CDS encoding glycerophosphodiester phosphodiesterase family protein, with translation MSKRTTNRQIAKSRPKTGKECLTPAILRLLLGGAALTGTTLWALAPRSRQERQRQNAANMPDVFYAHRGLHDAGSGLTKEYQETDGDYIELARRMARKAGYGMGPENDDRPIAPENSLAAFAAACEAGYGIELDLQLTADNRVVVVHDPDLLRVAGCPQRVADLTYDQLRHIPLFPNPSVYGDAKAEPLSQAELEAEKIMPLPQQSQYQHVPLFSDVLKVVDGRVPIIVEYKFEGNSWGDRQRLLMKSGDKLLRDYDGAYVVESFNPMAMRWYRQNHPEVFRGQLAVSTPFPIDRNTDLQTNLHSLQRGIIPWIAGKLGFNWLSRPDFVAYHWAGGRSPQMCLTRALGALPVAWTLRSAGELDRCRNDFDRFIFEAFVPPED, from the coding sequence ATGTCAAAGCGAACTACAAATCGCCAGATTGCCAAGTCACGGCCCAAAACAGGCAAGGAGTGCTTGACGCCTGCGATACTCCGCTTACTACTTGGCGGGGCGGCGCTAACCGGTACGACGCTTTGGGCGTTGGCTCCCCGCTCACGCCAGGAACGTCAGAGGCAGAACGCAGCGAATATGCCCGATGTCTTCTATGCTCATCGAGGCCTACACGATGCCGGTTCGGGGCTGACGAAAGAATATCAAGAAACCGACGGCGATTATATCGAACTTGCCCGTCGTATGGCCCGTAAGGCCGGCTACGGCATGGGGCCGGAAAATGATGACAGGCCCATCGCCCCCGAAAACTCGCTTGCCGCTTTTGCTGCCGCCTGCGAAGCCGGATATGGCATCGAACTTGACCTGCAACTTACTGCCGACAACAGGGTCGTGGTGGTTCATGACCCGGACCTGCTGCGTGTGGCCGGTTGTCCTCAACGTGTCGCTGATCTGACATACGACCAATTGCGTCATATCCCGCTGTTCCCGAACCCGAGCGTATACGGGGATGCCAAGGCCGAGCCTCTTTCGCAAGCCGAGTTGGAGGCGGAGAAGATCATGCCGTTGCCGCAGCAAAGCCAATACCAGCACGTCCCGCTGTTTTCCGACGTGCTCAAGGTCGTCGATGGGCGCGTGCCGATTATAGTCGAATACAAATTTGAAGGCAATTCGTGGGGCGATCGCCAACGTTTGCTGATGAAAAGCGGCGACAAGCTGCTGCGTGACTACGACGGAGCGTATGTGGTGGAGTCGTTCAATCCGATGGCCATGCGTTGGTATCGTCAGAATCATCCCGAGGTCTTCCGTGGCCAACTTGCCGTTTCGACGCCGTTCCCGATTGACCGAAATACAGATTTGCAGACGAATCTGCACTCATTGCAACGCGGCATCATCCCCTGGATCGCCGGAAAGCTTGGTTTCAACTGGCTTTCGCGTCCGGATTTCGTGGCTTATCATTGGGCCGGTGGCCGTTCACCGCAGATGTGCTTGACGCGTGCGCTGGGTGCATTGCCGGTGGCCTGGACTTTGCGCAGTGCCGGGGAACTAGACCGGTGCCGCAACGATTTCGACCGTTTCATCTTCGAGGCGTTCGTGCCGCCGGAAGACTGA
- a CDS encoding amino acid permease, translating to MSATTDHTESGASTSFQSTATGVKAGKAARQSTDPNVKVAATHPIPPLSGKGKPGKSGGGVQRNLKTRHVSMIALGGCIGTGLFMTSGSTISKAGPGGGLVAYIAMGIMVYFLMTSLGELATNQPVSGSFATYNAKYVDPALGFAMGWNYWFNWAITVAVDISTAALLIQYWLPNTPGWIWSLIVLVVIFLINALTVSAFGETEYWLSLIKVITVIVFLVLGFAMIFGIMFHPAVGFGNFTYKDAPFVGGFPAILSVFLIAGFSFQGTELIGVTAGESADPEHAVPKAINSVFWRILLFYVLSIFVIAALIPYTSPNLLSAADGNIAMSPFTLVFKRAGLAFAASLMNAIVLTAVLSAANSGMYASTRMLYSLAGDGYAPKFFAHTTKHGIPMAALIVTTIISLATFAASIFGQKIYMWLVAASGLTGFIAWVGIAISHFRFRRAFIKQGHQLSELKYHAKLFPLGPIIALILCIVVIGGQNIDAFVHWDWQQIGITYIGLPLVLILYFGYKIKNHTHIIPLDEVDVSPSDLSKEHQETEA from the coding sequence ATGTCGGCAACAACCGACCATACCGAAAGTGGAGCCAGCACTTCGTTCCAGTCTACGGCGACAGGAGTGAAGGCAGGCAAAGCAGCGCGCCAATCGACCGATCCGAACGTCAAGGTCGCGGCCACGCACCCCATTCCCCCGCTCAGCGGCAAAGGCAAGCCCGGTAAATCCGGCGGCGGCGTGCAACGCAACCTGAAGACCCGCCACGTCTCGATGATCGCGCTCGGCGGCTGCATCGGCACCGGCCTGTTCATGACCTCGGGCTCCACCATCTCCAAGGCCGGCCCCGGCGGCGGACTGGTGGCCTATATCGCCATGGGCATCATGGTCTACTTTTTGATGACCAGCCTCGGCGAGCTGGCGACCAACCAGCCGGTTTCCGGCTCCTTCGCAACCTACAACGCCAAATACGTCGATCCGGCGCTCGGCTTTGCGATGGGCTGGAACTATTGGTTTAACTGGGCCATCACCGTTGCCGTCGATATTTCCACGGCGGCCCTCCTGATTCAGTACTGGCTGCCGAACACCCCAGGCTGGATCTGGAGCCTTATCGTACTGGTGGTCATCTTCCTGATCAACGCTCTGACCGTCTCCGCATTCGGCGAGACCGAATATTGGCTTTCGCTGATCAAGGTCATCACCGTCATCGTCTTCCTCGTGCTTGGCTTCGCCATGATCTTCGGCATCATGTTCCATCCTGCGGTCGGCTTCGGCAACTTCACCTACAAAGACGCCCCGTTCGTCGGAGGCTTCCCCGCCATCCTGAGCGTCTTCCTCATCGCCGGCTTCTCGTTCCAGGGCACGGAGCTCATCGGCGTGACCGCAGGCGAATCGGCCGACCCGGAGCACGCAGTGCCGAAGGCCATCAACAGCGTCTTCTGGCGCATCCTCCTCTTCTATGTCCTTTCGATCTTCGTGATCGCGGCGCTAATCCCCTACACCAGCCCGAATCTGCTTTCGGCGGCCGACGGCAATATCGCGATGTCACCCTTTACGCTGGTCTTCAAACGTGCGGGCCTCGCCTTCGCCGCAAGCCTGATGAACGCCATCGTGCTAACTGCGGTGCTCTCGGCGGCCAACTCGGGCATGTACGCCTCGACCCGCATGCTCTACTCACTGGCCGGCGACGGATACGCTCCGAAGTTCTTCGCTCATACGACGAAGCATGGCATTCCGATGGCCGCCCTTATCGTCACCACCATCATTTCACTGGCCACCTTCGCCGCCTCGATCTTCGGCCAGAAGATCTACATGTGGCTTGTGGCGGCTTCGGGACTCACCGGGTTTATCGCCTGGGTCGGCATCGCGATCAGCCACTTCCGCTTCCGTCGCGCGTTCATCAAGCAGGGCCATCAGCTTTCGGAGCTGAAGTACCACGCCAAGCTCTTCCCGCTCGGCCCGATCATCGCGCTCATCCTGTGCATCGTCGTGATCGGCGGGCAGAACATCGATGCGTTCGTGCATTGGGATTGGCAGCAGATCGGCATCACCTACATCGGCCTGCCGCTGGTCCTGATCCTCTATTTCGGATACAAGATCAAGAACCACACCCATATCATTCCACTGGACGAAGTGGACGTCTCGCCTTCCGACCTTTCAAAGGAACACCAAGAAACAGAGGCTTAA
- a CDS encoding serpin family protein, whose translation MMTRILSICVIAALFLAAAYGTWTLILHPKAMPPSRTAKTSVQQFAYDSSSLFLTDRKLTDEKGNTNYSPTSMWTALSMAEQGSAGTTKTELQSVLDNGAQPNTDDCHSLMLSINGRRHGKSRMQTANSIWIRKDHPLDKDYKKSMRTGFFVDMKTVSGDASRQMSSWVDRKTHGILKPDFASNNSTLTLLNTVYANGKWQDPFDADNTSDQPFHGVRGDSTVPMMSQQGTMELAKGKGFRRVDKKFDDGSTLKIVLPDQKSAANDLAGKTDSLRAMFNAKSEETKVDLELPKFKVANTFDDTIPILKKLGIRSAFDSSHANFSKMTSSEQFFIQQVIQGTSIDVGETGVKAAAYTKVEMLSSAPNPGRIESFIVDHPFMYEYETPGGVPLFIGIVRNL comes from the coding sequence ATGATGACACGGATACTGAGCATATGCGTCATTGCGGCCCTCTTTCTTGCAGCGGCTTATGGAACATGGACGCTGATCCTTCACCCCAAGGCGATGCCGCCGAGCAGAACCGCCAAAACCAGCGTCCAGCAATTCGCATACGACAGTTCATCCCTCTTCCTCACCGACCGGAAACTGACCGACGAAAAAGGTAATACGAACTATTCCCCCACCTCGATGTGGACGGCGCTTTCGATGGCCGAGCAGGGATCGGCAGGAACCACCAAAACCGAATTGCAATCCGTCCTTGACAACGGCGCGCAGCCCAATACGGATGACTGCCATTCGCTGATGCTCTCCATCAACGGCAGACGCCATGGCAAATCAAGGATGCAGACCGCCAATTCGATATGGATCCGGAAAGACCATCCGCTCGATAAGGATTACAAAAAATCCATGAGAACCGGCTTTTTCGTCGACATGAAAACGGTCTCAGGCGACGCCTCCAGGCAAATGAGCTCGTGGGTGGACAGGAAGACGCATGGGATTCTCAAGCCCGATTTCGCTTCGAACAACTCCACGCTGACACTCCTCAATACCGTATACGCCAATGGAAAATGGCAGGATCCATTCGATGCGGACAACACTTCCGACCAGCCTTTCCATGGAGTGAGAGGAGACTCAACGGTTCCCATGATGAGTCAGCAAGGGACGATGGAACTGGCCAAAGGCAAAGGATTCAGACGTGTCGACAAAAAATTCGACGACGGATCTACATTGAAAATCGTGCTACCCGACCAAAAGTCAGCGGCGAACGACCTGGCTGGGAAAACCGATTCGCTGCGTGCCATGTTCAACGCGAAAAGCGAAGAGACCAAAGTCGACCTTGAGCTTCCGAAATTCAAAGTGGCCAATACGTTTGATGACACGATACCGATCTTAAAAAAGCTGGGAATCCGTTCGGCATTTGACTCGTCCCATGCGAATTTCTCCAAAATGACAAGCAGCGAGCAGTTCTTCATTCAGCAAGTCATCCAAGGCACCAGCATCGATGTGGGCGAAACCGGCGTCAAAGCCGCCGCATACACCAAAGTCGAGATGCTGAGCAGCGCGCCGAATCCAGGAAGAATTGAATCATTCATCGTCGATCATCCGTTCATGTACGAATACGAAACCCCTGGCGGGGTCCCACTGTTCATCGGCATCGTACGAAACCTGTAG
- the ychF gene encoding redox-regulated ATPase YchF codes for MSLTIGIVGLPNVGKSTMFNALTRNNVLAENYPFATIEPNTGIVPLPDKRLPVLAKLVGTEKIVPATVTFVDIAGIVKGASEGEGLGNKFLANIREADAICEVVRAFKDDDIVHVNGRVDPADDIDTINTELMLADLQTIENALPKLEKELRGKKVTQEYMDAVKKAQSILSEGETIDHAASAGKIDKADIYDLHLMTAKPFIYVFNVDDIELGDLDLQKKLADSVAPAQSIFLNAQFESDLTDLDEADAREMLEDAGLKESGLDQLARVGFDVLGLQTFLTAGVKEVRAWQIHQGWTAPQAAGVIHSDFERGFIKADIVSYDDFVAAKGSMNEIKEEGKLRQEGRDYVMQDGDIVDFKFNV; via the coding sequence ATGTCTTTAACTATCGGAATCGTCGGTCTGCCGAACGTCGGCAAGTCCACCATGTTCAACGCTTTGACCCGCAACAACGTGCTTGCGGAGAACTATCCTTTCGCCACCATCGAGCCCAACACCGGCATCGTGCCGTTGCCTGACAAGCGTCTGCCCGTGCTCGCCAAGTTGGTGGGCACCGAGAAGATCGTGCCCGCGACCGTCACCTTCGTCGACATCGCCGGCATCGTCAAGGGCGCCAGCGAGGGCGAGGGCCTGGGCAACAAGTTCCTGGCTAACATCCGCGAGGCCGACGCGATCTGCGAGGTCGTGCGCGCCTTCAAGGACGACGACATCGTGCACGTCAACGGCCGTGTCGATCCGGCCGACGACATCGACACCATCAACACCGAGCTGATGCTCGCCGATCTGCAGACCATCGAGAACGCGCTGCCCAAGCTCGAGAAGGAGCTGCGCGGCAAGAAGGTCACACAGGAATATATGGACGCGGTCAAGAAAGCGCAGTCGATTCTTTCGGAAGGCGAGACCATCGACCACGCCGCTTCCGCCGGCAAGATCGACAAGGCCGACATCTATGACCTGCACCTGATGACCGCCAAGCCGTTCATCTACGTCTTCAACGTCGACGACATTGAGCTGGGCGACTTGGATCTGCAGAAGAAGCTCGCCGATTCCGTCGCCCCCGCGCAGTCGATTTTCTTGAACGCACAATTCGAGTCCGACCTGACCGACCTCGACGAGGCTGACGCTCGTGAGATGCTTGAGGACGCTGGTTTGAAGGAATCCGGTCTCGACCAGCTGGCCCGTGTGGGCTTCGATGTGCTCGGCTTGCAGACCTTCCTTACCGCTGGCGTCAAGGAAGTGCGCGCCTGGCAGATTCATCAGGGCTGGACCGCCCCGCAGGCCGCCGGCGTCATCCACAGTGATTTCGAGCGTGGCTTCATCAAGGCCGACATCGTCTCCTACGACGATTTTGTCGCCGCCAAGGGCAGCATGAACGAGATCAAGGAGGAAGGCAAGCTCCGCCAGGAGGGCCGCGACTACGTGATGCAGGACGGTGACATCGTAGACTTCAAGTTCAACGTGTGA